The genomic stretch TTGTCAAATGGGGGCTCTCATGCCGCAGCCGACCTCCTAAGTGCCACAGTTGCACAGGCTGGTGGTGTGGGTGCTTTGTGAACCATCAAGGAGCCATCCGGACGATGGCCATCACCACCAAAGGTGTGGGAGGGCACAAGGACATTCACTGAGAGATGGACCCAGGAAAAcaaggcagagatgcaggcctccctcccaccctcggTCCAGATGCCCTCTCCCGGAGATGCCTCTCTCCTGCAGGGCTGTGGTCTTCTAGGTGAGGGTCTTGGGGCTCAAAGTAGCCACACCCCTGGGAGAcctgaaaacatgttcacactGAGACTAATGTGCATGTGTTGGTGGCCAGCCACATCACTCATAATGGCCAAATGGTGGAAATAATGTCAATGTCCACTGagtgataaataaaaaatatggtctaaaaaaaaaaaatatggtctaTCCATACAGCGATCACAGTAAAGTACAGATCCGTGCTTCAATGCAGAGGAACGTTGAAAACATTCTACATTCTGCTAAAGTGATAGAAACCAGATACACGAGGGCACACACCTATTGTGTGGTGCCACTCACATGAAATACCCAGAACAGGCAGGTCCATAGATCAGAACCTAGTAGCACCCCTGCCAGGGAGGCATGACCATTGTCCTGGAAGACAGGGAGGAAACTTAGGTATGGGCAGTGTAGAGGCCTGGCACAGGTCATGTGATATGCTGACAGCAGAACCTGGGTCTCCTGACTTCCAGCTCAGAATTCTTTGCCCTGGTGTTGGAACCCAGGTGACAGGCCGGGACAAGGTGTGGAGCAGGGGGCCTTCCTTTCCAGGCAGGCTGCATCAGCCTCATCCATTCCTGGGTTCATTCTCTCATTCCACAATCTTTCCAGAGCAACTCCTCTGTTCCACTCCTGTGCCTGTTGTGCTTGGGTCAGGAGACAAAGCACACAGGTGGTCTCTAATTTCAAGGCCCTCACAGGGAGGCAGTGATGTCTCTTGGGCACAGAGGACAGGTAGAAGAGGTTGGCACAGAAGGACAGCAGCAGAGACCATGTCTAGGGACGTGCAGACTAGGCCTCAGCGGGACAGTGACGGCCCCATCAGTGTGCACACTTGGACACACACATGTAAAAGCCTGTTCAAATACTGGCACATTCCCAGACATAGGTCCTCACATTCAGCATGATATTTCTCTCTATACAAAGGCTTCTTTGTTCTTTAGTAAGgatgatcattcattcattcatttattcatttattttactcatttatacaTTCATTGTTAATTCAAAATAGGTCATATACTCTTGTTCAAAATTCCAAAGGGACAAGCAAGTAAGTATGTGGGTGAAAAGCCCCCATCCCACTTGGATTCTGATCTCCTCAGTTCCCTCCCCAGAAGCAACTATGATGACCAGTGTATGATATGTCCAATACAAACAAGTGCATGtcccctttctttgtttttttttttttaaagattttatttatttattcatgagagacacacacagagagagagagagagagagagagagagagagagagaggcagagacacaggcagagggagaagcaggccccatgcaggaagcccgatgtgggactcgaacccgggcctcgaggatcacaccctgggccaaaggcggcgccaaaccactgggccaccagggctgcccgcatGTCCCCTTTCCCAGCACATTCTGCCTGTAACGTCTTGCCCCTTGCTTTGTCCTGATGGGCGATTGTGGCCATCTTCCCCTGCCAGGCCAGGGAGATCTTCGCCAGAGTTCCCTAGGGCTGCACCGCACCCTGTTGTGCGAATGTTTCGGGAATATGTCTCAGCGGGTCCTGTGGATGGACATTGGAGGGGATGCCGAGTTGGTAGTACTAGAAAATGATGCTCCTGTTCATCATCCTGTTCACGTGCCATTTTGCACAAGCACAAGACATTCCTCAGCAGCGGAGTTGCTGGGGCAAAAGGTCTCTTGTTATTACAACAACACTTTTTGGTTGTAATAGTTATTGCCAAATCGCCTTTATGGAGCTGGTACAAAATTGCCTTCCCGCTGACCGAGAAAGAATTCGTGCGTCGGTGCTCCAGGGCAGGGAGCCAGGTATGTTGGTAGGGAAACACCACCACTTGGGCTCCTGAGCAAGCACCTTTCCCTCTGAGAATAACCAGAGATTTCTCTGCTCCGGCTTTATCTTCACATCCACTAAGTCCCCACTGCGTGAGTAGAAGAGGTTTGTCCTTGTAGAGGAGGCAATGGTCCCCTCCAACTGTGGTCCTCAAAGCTTCTCTGGAAAGGGTCAGTGGGTGACTGGGGGCCATATTGGGCAGGAGGGTGGGTTGCAGAAACCAAGTCCGGGTGAGGTCCTGGAGAatctggggcctctgggtggggGGTAGACACCTCTGGGTGGGGTAGACAAGCTTAGATCTCTGAACTGCACCTCAGGTCACTGCAGGCTGCTCTGAGGGCAGGCAGCCAGGCCCCTGAGGCCCCAGAGGCAGCAGCAAGAATTCTTAGGGAGCCACCCGCAGCACGTGTCAGCTTGATGACAGGATGAACTTTCACCATGGCAAAGCTGGAGCCAGAGTGGAAAGGGCTGTCCCATGTCCAGGAATGCAGGCCATGGGGACCTGGCAGTTCTATCAGGAGGCCTCCTGCTAGGGCCTTGGGGCATCACATATCAGGGTCCTAATTCTGATGGCTGTGGCTTCCAGGGTGCAAGGCAGTGTAAAGGGTGGGCATGCAGTTCCTGGCAGGTGGGGAAGGGAATGCCCtgctccacacacacacagcggtCATCTTTGCAGACTGGACCACGGAGCAGCTTGTCCAGGAATGGGCAGGCTGAGAGCAGCATTTGTTAGCTCCATCTCTGCCCTTGTACCCTCATCCCACTTTGCCTGTTAGCTGCTGAGGACAGCAGCTCTCCTCTCCCAGGCAATCAGTAATGACTAGTGGTCTCCCTGCTGCCCACTCCAGCTGCAGGCCTGACCAGACCCTGGCAAGCTGCTTGCCAGCAGAGCCCATGGCTGGGGAAAGAGAAAGCTCAAGCTCATTGAAGGTCTGGCgtgaggggagcagggagccacaGGGATACACTTGCTTTGAACAGAAGGGTAAATAGGACTGGAGCCAGCCTTCTGGACGGCGTGCTCTTTCAACCACTCCTGCTATATCTTGCGAATGCTCACTCCCAGGTCTTAAGTGCCAATTTTTCTTACTTTGAATTTTGTTACAACGGGGCTCTTCCAGCATGGTGGCACCCCGTGTGTCCCTTTGATGCTGCCAAATTATATTTGGTTCTATAGTAGTCTTGGTAATTCCAGGGCACCAACAAACCTAAGCTTCTCAACAGTCCTAGGAGGTAGGGGGGACAGGGCTAaaatgtccccattttatagatgaaaagcCTGAGAGGGAACCCATTAGTCCCAAGCCAGCAGTGAATCTGGGACGGTACTGCTGGATGCATTCACACACCATATCTGACTATGCACaagaacctgaggctcagagagggggagcgacttgcccaaggtcaccctgATGAGTGGCACAGTTGGGGTTGGCCTGGCGACCCAGCTCACTGGGTTACTGTCCTTGCAGCTGGTCAAGACTGCTGAGCTGGACCCCTCCCGGAACTACCTTGCTGGCTTCCACCCCCACGGGGTCCTGGCCGCCGGAGCCTTTGTCAACCTGTGCACGGAGAGCACGGGCTTCCCTTCGCTCTTCCCTGGCATCCGCTCCCATCTGATGATGCTGACCTTGTGGTTCCGGGTCCCTTTCTTCAGGGATTACATCATGTCCGGGGGTGAGTCTTTACACCCCGGGCTAGCCCTGGAGGATGAGGCTGGAGGCTCGGGGAGAGGCATCTGAGGGAGAGCTGCCAACATGTCTACTTCCTGCAAGTGCATGTGCAATGGGAGAAGTAGCTAGACCCAAAGACGTGCTTTCCACGGCTGCATGTGCTCGTGACACCAAGCTCAGTGAGGGTGCTGGAAAAAGGGAGAGGACTCAGTTCCAGTCCTCAGGGGACTTCCTGCTGGAGGGACCAGGGTGCCCAGGCCTCTGTGGTCCCTTTTGGTGAGGTCTCTCTTGGGGCACATCCACCCCACAATCCCTGCCCTGTTCCCCCGAACCCCAtcaccttcctctctccccaggccTGGTCACTTCGGACAAGGAGAGCGCTGCTCACATCctgagcaggaaggagggtggCAATCTGCTGGCCATCATTGTAGGGGGTGCCCAGGAGGCGCTGAACGCCAGGCCTGGAGACTCCACGCTTCTGCTCCGGAACCGCAAGGGCTTCATCAGACTTGCCCTGATGCACGGGTATCTGGGGAAAGAGCTCTCGGCTCAGAGGGAGATTGGCAAGGATTAGATTTTGGCGGGAAGATAGCAGAGACCAATGCAGGTTGTATTTTGGCAGGGAGATTCTCAGTCTATTTACAATGAAAATTAGGTTTTGGTAAGAAATGTACTATGTCACACCCAAACACCCAGAAAAGATTTCAGAAGGGAGGTTTGGTGATCAAAGGGACTCAGCGGGAAGGGACATGTTTGCCCAAAGCTGGCACTAGATCTGACATCTATGGGATCTGGGAGGATGGAGTCTGGGGCATATCACAGAGCTGGTCTACTTTGAAGCATCTTTGAAGAATGGGGTCGGAGAGTTTTTTTCTGCAAAGTTCGCAGATATTTTATATCTGGGAGGACTCCCTAAAGCATTTCTGGTCTATCTGTCCTGTTACAACTGAGAGATTGTGGCCCCGAGAGGGGCCaggacctgcccaaggtcagaaAACAAAGCTATGGCAGGGCTGGGAGACAACTCTGGTCTCCTACTTCTGAACCCAGGGCTCTGTCCTCTGCTCCAATTCCTGGTCActgggtccctgcaggaagctaGCTGGGGACTTCTTTGGGACTTTTCACGCGTATTCCCTCCTGTCTCTCTCCAGGGCAGCTCTGGTGCCGATCTTTTCCTTTGGGGAGAATGAGCTATTTGACCAGGTTGAGAACTCTCCTGGCTCCTGGTTGCGTAGGATTCAGAACCGGCTGCAGAAGATCATGGGTATCTCCCTCCCGCTCTTCCATGGCCGTGGTGTCTTCCAGTACAGCTTTGGCCTTATACCCTACCGCCAGCCCATCACCACCGTGGGTGAGCTGAGACCCAGCCAGCCTGGGTGGGGGTAGGCTATGGGGAAAGAGGCCTGGGCTGTGTGCTGCAAAGGGGGCATGGAGATGGGTCAGACACATCCTTGCCCTCATGTTGCTCACATTCTAGACTGGGAAACAGACACCCAAACAGATAACCCTATTTGAGGCACTCTGAGATGGAAACTGGAACAGAGGTGCAAAGAACAGTGGTCACTACTGATTACGgagtacctgctgtgtgccaggcactgccctgGATCCCTTACATGCAGCAGCTCCAACTATCCTAGCAACCTTCAGAATAGGGACTATTGTCCCTTTTTCACTGATGGccgactgaggctcagagaagttaagtaacttccTAAAGGTCACACTGCCTTCGAGTTACAAGGTTAAGGATTGCATCAGGACCTATTTGACTTCTTATCATGCTAGAGGAGGAGGGTTTAATTCTGATCCACAGGGTCTAATAAGGCTTATTGGAGAGAGTGGATATAAGGAAAGGGCATTCTAAATCTATCAGAATTGTGTGTAGAGTAGTAATCACTACACTTGTATTAGAGCCCGAGGAACTTTCCTGTAGATAACGGACATGAGCTTTAGTGCATGGACTCAGCACCATCTTCTTCAGCTCTTAGGACTCctcatttgctttcttcttgGATCCCAACTAGATCCCTCTGACAAAGCCTGTAGAGAGAGGTCTGTTCAcctttatccatccatttatttgttAGTTCCCCCCATGCCATGACTTTCCCTGTGTATTGTGGCAATATTTTCATGAGTGTTAATATTGCTGCTGCCAACAGAACTGTTCCTAAAAGGAGAAGGCAGGGGAGCTACCTTCCCAGCCAGGCAGAACCAGAGGAAGGAGGTCACTTAGTGCCTTCCTGACTCCTCCCTAGAACAAAGGGGGCACTGCAGGCCAAAtggagagagagtggggaagaaAAGCTGTGGGGGGGCTGTGGGCCCACCTCTTCCTAGAACTTCAGGCACTTCCAGTTGTGGCATCTTGGGCTCCCAGAACCATATGGTCTGGAAATTAAAAGTATACCTCCAggatttaaaaactgaaactgatccttcctggctgtgtgacctgaaCAAGTCActcaatctctctgagcctcttctCCTCCTGGGAATAAAAAGAGCCTCTATCCCCATAGAATTGTTAagaggattaaaggagataatacATGGAAAATGCCTAGCATTTTGCATGGCACATTGCAGTGCTGGTGGGTATTGCT from Vulpes vulpes isolate BD-2025 chromosome 11, VulVul3, whole genome shotgun sequence encodes the following:
- the MOGAT2 gene encoding 2-acylglycerol O-acyltransferase 2, producing the protein MVKFAPLFVPWERRLQTFMVLQWVFSFLALAQICTVVFVGLLFTRFWLVSVLYAAWWYLDRDTPRQGGRPVQALRRCFMWKYMRDYFPVTLVKTAELDPSRNYLAGFHPHGVLAAGAFVNLCTESTGFPSLFPGIRSHLMMLTLWFRVPFFRDYIMSGGLVTSDKESAAHILSRKEGGNLLAIIVGGAQEALNARPGDSTLLLRNRKGFIRLALMHGAALVPIFSFGENELFDQVENSPGSWLRRIQNRLQKIMGISLPLFHGRGVFQYSFGLIPYRQPITTVVGKPIEVQKTLCPSKEEVDKLHQRYVKELCDLFETHKLKYNVPVDQHLEFC